A DNA window from Desulfatibacillum aliphaticivorans DSM 15576 contains the following coding sequences:
- a CDS encoding SbcC/MukB-like Walker B domain-containing protein, whose translation MRILRLRFKNLNSLPGEWEIDFNSVDYTSSGIFTISGPTGSGKTTVLDAICLALYGQTPRLPSITGSSNEIMTRHTGECFSEVEFSANSGHYLCHWSQRRARNKPDGNLQGYKHELAYADSGEIIENKPSKTASCVEEATGMNFKRFTRSVMLAQGNFAAFLKEKSDERSGLLEQITGTDIYTTISIAVHERKRAENETKDRLEERLGEIRLRSPEEIQELKNTRIIKQKEVEAVSAQAKEVQEKISWLENLDKLSKGLENLKQQQAAFDEKQAQARPDLDRLKTGRQAHDLEADYDKLQDLRKRQEEGSKVQADFEEKLTNNRQALKDGSAAKDAAAAALKSTQENQEKEARIIKDVRTLDTRLKSAGEDLEQAEKKVLERKDSTRKQEKEIAAARSQIQATKEKLSEKEAFIRKNKDCESLGKSLTGIEQIAGRFQEASNDHAGKKKSLTQAKAAASKAKTKHEKLHKQYESEKLQLEKSEKSLKTRKEELEKILQGKSWEDWKENNSSLNLRLEKLTNLNSTCARADEAKKKTLIDKKTLQANQGKLPELSKTIESLKEKRSVQEALVCNAEEKHLDACKVYDMEKERKKLSDGAPCPLCGALEHPYAVGNVPQKEDTSRELEQSRKILNEINQSIQKASQDYSLLESEIQQLNNGLNALKADLEKEQDKILDGLKSLELPADLKDATLTVMEDIERCNQENKTCLDIISKARHKKDAVEELEKKFHEAEKKLPDFRQKAESALHARESALENQTRSEEDLAQAGLRLDKSQSDLHEAVAPYGSFEISAKSVKTILDSLKNRLKEYDKRLKEKDELFKELSGLEASLKSFAALLEAGQKELEAATQKRTERKADFDQLSKERRSIFGDKDPDQEEKALAQAVKQAAIKLEAAQKKCAELESEKKSLQDRLQDLAKSLEEGANKLEKAGAAFQANLSASGFDDEKAYAAALLSKDELKRLEDLKKGLNQEKIRLATLLEQQIKTLQEEKSLNKTDRDMESLKGENDELSDKAKAAQEKIGAITQELSAHEKLEDKYKNLRQEIDAQKKECEKWGRLHDLIGSNDGKKFRNFAQGLTFEIMVSHANKHLQTMSDRYLLIRDPNEPLDLNVIDNYQAGEVRSTQNLSGGESFIVSLALALGLSGMASQNIRVDSLFLDEGFGTLDDETLDTALSALSNLKQDGKLIGVISHVQALKDCIPCQIQVEPDNSGRSILKGPGCRRL comes from the coding sequence ATGCGGATTTTACGGCTGCGATTTAAGAATTTAAACTCCCTTCCGGGTGAGTGGGAAATAGACTTCAATTCCGTTGATTACACGTCCTCGGGCATTTTTACCATTTCCGGACCCACGGGATCGGGAAAAACCACCGTTCTGGATGCTATCTGCCTGGCCCTGTACGGCCAGACGCCCCGGCTGCCTTCCATCACCGGTTCTTCCAACGAAATCATGACCCGCCATACCGGGGAATGCTTCTCCGAAGTGGAATTCAGCGCCAATTCAGGCCATTACCTCTGCCATTGGAGCCAGCGCCGGGCCCGGAATAAACCCGACGGCAATCTGCAAGGCTATAAACACGAACTGGCATATGCGGACTCAGGCGAGATTATCGAAAACAAGCCCAGCAAGACAGCCTCCTGCGTGGAAGAAGCCACGGGCATGAATTTCAAGCGGTTCACCCGTTCCGTAATGCTGGCCCAGGGCAACTTCGCCGCTTTTTTAAAGGAAAAGTCGGACGAGCGATCCGGGCTGCTTGAACAGATTACCGGCACGGATATTTACACCACTATATCCATAGCGGTGCATGAACGGAAACGGGCGGAAAACGAAACCAAGGACCGCTTGGAAGAACGGCTGGGGGAAATCCGCCTACGTTCCCCGGAGGAAATCCAGGAGCTCAAGAATACCCGCATTATCAAACAAAAGGAGGTGGAAGCCGTTTCGGCCCAAGCCAAAGAGGTTCAGGAAAAAATCTCCTGGCTGGAAAATCTGGACAAATTATCCAAGGGCTTGGAGAATTTGAAGCAACAGCAAGCCGCCTTTGATGAGAAGCAAGCCCAGGCCAGGCCGGACCTGGATAGGCTGAAGACGGGCAGGCAAGCCCACGATTTAGAAGCGGATTATGACAAGCTCCAGGACTTGAGAAAGCGCCAAGAGGAAGGGAGTAAAGTTCAAGCAGACTTTGAAGAAAAGCTCACAAATAACCGGCAGGCCTTGAAGGATGGAAGCGCCGCCAAGGACGCGGCTGCGGCGGCCCTTAAATCCACCCAAGAGAATCAGGAAAAGGAAGCCAGGATCATCAAGGATGTTCGGACTCTGGACACCCGGCTTAAAAGCGCCGGTGAGGACCTGGAGCAAGCGGAAAAAAAGGTGCTGGAGCGCAAGGATTCCACTCGCAAGCAGGAAAAGGAAATTGCGGCTGCCCGCAGCCAAATCCAGGCCACGAAGGAAAAACTCAGCGAAAAAGAAGCCTTTATACGGAAAAACAAGGATTGCGAGTCCTTGGGAAAAAGCCTTACCGGCATTGAGCAGATTGCCGGGCGCTTTCAAGAGGCGAGCAATGATCACGCCGGCAAAAAGAAAAGCCTGACGCAAGCCAAGGCGGCGGCCTCCAAAGCCAAAACCAAGCACGAAAAATTGCATAAGCAATATGAATCCGAAAAACTGCAACTGGAAAAGTCGGAAAAGAGCCTGAAAACCCGTAAAGAGGAATTGGAAAAAATTCTGCAGGGTAAATCGTGGGAAGATTGGAAGGAAAATAACTCAAGCCTCAACCTTCGCCTTGAAAAACTGACCAACCTGAACTCCACCTGCGCCAGAGCTGATGAGGCGAAAAAGAAAACCCTGATTGATAAAAAAACTCTGCAAGCGAACCAAGGTAAACTGCCGGAACTCTCAAAAACCATTGAAAGTCTGAAAGAAAAACGAAGCGTCCAAGAAGCGTTAGTTTGCAATGCTGAGGAAAAACATCTCGATGCTTGTAAAGTGTACGACATGGAAAAGGAACGGAAAAAGCTGTCTGACGGCGCCCCCTGCCCTCTTTGCGGCGCCTTGGAGCATCCCTATGCAGTCGGCAACGTCCCCCAAAAGGAAGATACAAGCCGGGAATTAGAGCAAAGTCGGAAAATTCTGAATGAAATCAATCAGAGCATTCAAAAAGCCTCTCAGGATTACTCCCTATTGGAATCGGAAATTCAGCAGCTAAACAACGGGTTAAATGCCTTAAAAGCGGACCTGGAAAAAGAACAAGACAAGATTCTGGACGGATTGAAAAGCCTTGAACTGCCCGCAGACCTGAAAGACGCCACCCTTACCGTAATGGAAGATATAGAGCGCTGTAATCAAGAAAACAAAACCTGCCTGGATATCATCTCCAAGGCCAGGCATAAGAAAGACGCCGTGGAGGAGTTGGAGAAAAAATTCCATGAGGCTGAAAAAAAGCTCCCGGACTTCCGCCAAAAGGCCGAATCCGCCCTGCACGCACGGGAAAGCGCCCTGGAAAACCAAACGCGTTCAGAAGAGGACTTGGCCCAGGCCGGGCTCCGTTTGGATAAATCGCAATCAGACCTGCATGAAGCCGTAGCGCCTTACGGATCGTTCGAGATTTCCGCAAAATCCGTAAAAACCATCCTGGATAGTCTGAAAAACCGGTTAAAGGAATATGACAAGCGCCTGAAGGAGAAAGATGAGCTTTTCAAAGAACTAAGCGGCTTGGAAGCCAGTCTAAAATCCTTCGCGGCATTGTTGGAAGCCGGTCAAAAGGAACTGGAAGCCGCCACGCAGAAAAGAACGGAACGCAAGGCCGACTTCGATCAGTTAAGCAAGGAACGCCGGTCCATATTCGGAGACAAAGACCCGGATCAGGAGGAAAAGGCCCTGGCGCAAGCCGTCAAGCAAGCGGCTATAAAGCTGGAAGCCGCCCAAAAAAAATGCGCTGAGTTGGAATCCGAAAAAAAATCCCTGCAAGACCGTTTGCAAGACCTTGCCAAAAGTCTGGAAGAAGGCGCTAATAAGCTGGAAAAGGCTGGGGCCGCGTTTCAAGCCAATCTGTCGGCGTCGGGATTTGATGATGAAAAAGCCTATGCCGCCGCCCTTTTATCCAAAGACGAGTTAAAAAGGCTGGAGGACCTGAAGAAAGGCCTGAACCAAGAGAAAATCCGCCTGGCAACCCTGCTGGAGCAGCAAATCAAAACCCTGCAGGAAGAAAAAAGCCTGAACAAAACGGACCGGGACATGGAAAGCCTTAAAGGCGAGAATGATGAATTATCCGACAAGGCCAAGGCCGCCCAGGAGAAAATCGGCGCCATCACTCAGGAGCTCTCCGCCCACGAAAAACTTGAAGACAAATACAAGAACCTTCGACAAGAAATTGACGCGCAAAAAAAGGAATGCGAAAAATGGGGCAGGCTCCACGATCTTATCGGCTCCAACGACGGAAAGAAATTCCGCAATTTCGCCCAGGGCCTGACCTTTGAAATCATGGTCTCCCACGCCAACAAGCATTTGCAAACCATGAGCGACCGTTACTTGTTGATCAGGGATCCCAACGAGCCTCTGGATTTGAACGTCATCGACAATTATCAGGCGGGCGAGGTGCGATCCACGCAAAATCTGTCCGGCGGCGAGAGCTTTATCGTCAGCCTGGCCCTGGCTTTGGGCCTGTCCGGCATGGCCAGCCAAAACATCCGGGTGGATTCCCTGTTTTTGGACGAAGGCTTTGGAACCCTGGACGATGAAACCCTGGATACCGCCCTATCCGCCCTGAGCAATTTAAAACAGGACGGCAAACTCATCGGCGTTATATCCCATGTGCAGGCCTTGAAGGACTGCATCCCCTGCCAAATCCAGGTGGAGCCTGACAACTCCGGCCGCAGCATTTTAAAAGGCCCGGGCTGCCGGCGTTTATGA
- a CDS encoding enoyl-CoA hydratase/isomerase family protein, which yields MSTYIKTEQNGKFAEVVLSRPKAFNSFHLEMITELAQELTRLAVDDSVRGVLITGEGKAFCAGGDLRWVTEFAEKPGASFHTLAAQFHNAIVEIRRMEKPVVAAVNGVAAGGGFSLALACDLRVMGKSAVLKQAYTSSGLCIDGGGTYTLPRLVGMARALEIAVFDEPISAEKALEWGLATKVVEDEAVLQEARAMMGVLSKKSMHSIGLSKNLLNDAFNNTLEYQLELERQGLGACGDHPDGREGLAAFAEKRKPEFGK from the coding sequence ATGAGCACGTATATTAAGACGGAACAAAACGGAAAGTTCGCAGAGGTCGTCCTCAGCCGGCCCAAGGCTTTCAACTCCTTTCATTTGGAAATGATCACGGAACTGGCCCAGGAGCTTACCCGGCTTGCTGTTGATGATTCGGTTCGGGGCGTTTTGATCACCGGCGAAGGCAAGGCATTCTGCGCCGGAGGCGATCTTAGATGGGTTACGGAATTCGCCGAAAAGCCCGGCGCCTCATTCCATACCCTGGCCGCCCAATTTCATAACGCCATTGTGGAAATCAGGCGCATGGAAAAGCCGGTGGTTGCGGCCGTCAATGGGGTTGCAGCCGGAGGCGGATTTTCTCTCGCCCTGGCCTGCGACCTCCGCGTTATGGGAAAGTCCGCCGTGCTAAAACAGGCGTACACCTCCAGTGGGTTGTGTATAGACGGAGGCGGCACCTACACCTTGCCCAGGTTGGTGGGCATGGCTCGCGCTCTGGAAATCGCTGTCTTTGATGAGCCTATTTCCGCGGAAAAAGCCCTGGAATGGGGCTTGGCCACCAAAGTTGTGGAGGACGAGGCTGTGCTGCAGGAGGCGCGCGCCATGATGGGCGTTTTGTCAAAAAAATCCATGCATTCCATTGGCTTGTCCAAAAACCTCTTGAACGACGCTTTTAACAACACCCTGGAATACCAACTGGAGTTGGAGCGGCAGGGCCTCGGCGCCTGCGGCGATCATCCGGACGGCAGGGAAGGCCTGGCCGCCTTTGCGGAAAAGCGCAAGCCGGAATTTGGCAAATAG
- the uvrB gene encoding excinuclease ABC subunit UvrB: MSAKKAEASAPPNLEEFTEFQVVSPFEPKGDQPAAIEYLAKGVNEGKKHQVLLGVTGSGKTFTMAHVAARCGKPVLVLAPNKTLAAQLYNEFKQLFPHNAVEYFVSYYDYYQPEAYLPNSDTYIEKDSKINEMIDKLRHAATVAVLTRRDVIIVASVSCIYGLGAPEDYIAMRLELTVGMELSREKLLKDLVAMLYERNDMDFHRGVFRVRGDRVEIYPAYWDDQAIRIEFFGDEVDSISEIDPLRGVVMKKLQRTMVYPASHYVTSKETLKRAMGAITEELKVRVAHFRDTNQLIEAQRIQERTDYDLEMMHELGYCTGIENYARHLTGRNEGEPPPTLIDFFPEDFLMFIDESHMAVPQVRGMFRGDRSRKETLVQFGFRLPSALDNRPLMFEEFAEKVKQVVYVSATPADYELEVADGAIAEQIVRPTGLMDPEIIVRPATNQVDDLLEEIRVRVENNERVLITTLTKRMAEDLCDYYEGLGVAVRYLHSDIKTMERMEIIRDLRLGEFDVLVGINLLREGLDIPEVSLVAILDADKEGFLRSARSLIQTVGRAARNVNGKVILYADAITRSMKMAMDESQRRRDLQAAYNEANGITPESIKKEIGSIFDSVYEADYVTVEADKKEAQEAIESKDLDRLIAMLEKEMQQAAKELAFERAAELRDQIKDLKRQDLGI, translated from the coding sequence ATGTCCGCCAAAAAAGCGGAGGCGTCCGCCCCGCCCAATCTGGAGGAATTCACTGAATTTCAGGTGGTCTCTCCTTTCGAACCCAAAGGGGATCAGCCCGCAGCCATAGAGTATCTGGCCAAAGGGGTTAACGAAGGCAAAAAGCACCAGGTGCTTTTGGGCGTCACCGGTTCGGGCAAGACTTTCACCATGGCCCACGTGGCCGCCCGATGCGGCAAGCCGGTCCTGGTTTTGGCGCCGAACAAAACCCTTGCAGCTCAGCTGTACAACGAATTCAAGCAGTTATTCCCTCACAATGCGGTGGAGTATTTCGTCTCCTATTACGACTATTACCAGCCTGAAGCCTATTTGCCCAACAGCGACACCTATATAGAAAAAGACTCCAAGATCAACGAAATGATCGACAAGCTCCGCCACGCCGCCACCGTGGCCGTGCTCACCCGGCGGGACGTGATCATCGTGGCCAGCGTGTCGTGCATCTACGGTCTGGGCGCGCCGGAAGATTACATCGCCATGCGCCTGGAGCTCACCGTGGGCATGGAGCTTTCCCGGGAAAAGCTGCTCAAGGATCTGGTGGCCATGCTCTATGAACGCAACGACATGGATTTTCACCGGGGCGTTTTTAGAGTGCGCGGGGATCGGGTGGAAATCTACCCGGCCTACTGGGACGATCAAGCCATCCGCATCGAGTTCTTCGGGGACGAGGTCGACTCCATCTCGGAGATCGACCCGCTCCGCGGCGTTGTGATGAAAAAACTGCAGCGTACCATGGTCTACCCGGCCAGCCATTACGTTACGTCCAAGGAAACCTTAAAGCGCGCCATGGGCGCCATCACGGAAGAGTTGAAGGTGCGGGTGGCCCACTTTCGGGACACAAACCAGTTGATCGAAGCTCAACGCATCCAGGAGCGCACGGACTACGATCTGGAGATGATGCACGAGCTGGGCTATTGCACGGGCATTGAAAATTACGCCCGCCATCTGACCGGCAGGAACGAAGGCGAGCCGCCGCCTACGCTTATCGACTTTTTTCCTGAAGACTTTCTTATGTTCATTGACGAAAGCCACATGGCTGTGCCCCAGGTGCGGGGAATGTTCCGGGGGGACCGGTCCCGCAAGGAAACTCTGGTCCAGTTCGGATTTCGCCTGCCGTCGGCTTTGGACAACCGCCCGCTTATGTTTGAGGAATTCGCCGAAAAGGTGAAACAAGTGGTGTACGTTTCCGCCACTCCGGCCGACTATGAACTGGAAGTGGCCGACGGCGCCATTGCTGAGCAGATCGTCCGGCCCACGGGCCTTATGGACCCGGAGATCATCGTCCGGCCCGCAACCAATCAGGTGGACGACCTTTTGGAGGAAATCCGCGTACGGGTGGAGAATAACGAAAGGGTGCTGATAACCACCCTGACCAAGCGCATGGCCGAAGACCTTTGCGACTACTACGAAGGCCTGGGCGTGGCCGTGCGGTATCTTCACTCCGATATCAAAACCATGGAGCGCATGGAAATCATCCGGGATCTCCGCCTGGGCGAATTCGACGTGCTGGTGGGCATCAACCTTTTGCGTGAGGGCCTGGACATCCCGGAAGTTTCCCTGGTGGCCATTCTGGACGCGGACAAGGAGGGCTTTCTCCGGTCCGCACGCTCCCTGATCCAGACCGTAGGCCGCGCCGCCCGTAACGTGAATGGCAAGGTCATCCTTTACGCCGACGCCATCACCCGCTCCATGAAAATGGCCATGGACGAAAGCCAGCGCCGCAGGGACCTTCAGGCCGCCTATAACGAGGCAAACGGCATTACTCCTGAAAGCATTAAAAAGGAGATCGGCTCCATTTTCGACTCCGTGTACGAGGCCGATTACGTCACCGTGGAAGCGGACAAAAAGGAAGCTCAGGAAGCCATCGAAAGCAAAGACCTGGACCGCCTCATCGCCATGCTGGAAAAGGAAATGCAGCAAGCCGCCAAGGAGCTTGCCTTTGAGCGCGCCGCCGAACTCCGCGACCAGATCAAGGATCTCAAACGCCAGGATTTGGGGATTTAA
- the cysS gene encoding cysteine--tRNA ligase yields MALTLYNTLTRQKETFKPLKPGHVSMYVCGPTVYDSSHIGHARSAVVFDIVFRYLQESGYEVTYVRNFTDVDDKIINRANERDMDCQALSEIYIDEFHRDMDALAVLRPTLEPRATEFIKEIIEVTSKLVEKGHAYVVDGDVYFDVRSFESYGKLSGRKLEDMEAGARVKVDSRKKDPFDFALWKAKKPGEPAWESPWGEGRPGWHIECSAMSWSRLGETFDIHGGGQDLIFPHHENEVAQSEAAFGQQFVRYWMHNGFVNIDSEKMSKSLNNFLTVKEILDQFHPEAVRLFLLSKHYRSPVDFTEQAMKEAASGLDRVYSCLQRILESVGGLDDDFQISGHWSRFCACMDDDFNTAGALGILFEAVRDVNRLLDGDLTGDDQVRATEAGAAIVKMGGVLGMFQEDPGAYFEGKKEQAAQDGGFDPAMVDDLVAKRSQARKDKDWGTADAIRDQLTEMGVAIEDTPDGTIWKMA; encoded by the coding sequence ATGGCACTCACCCTGTACAACACCCTGACCCGGCAAAAAGAAACCTTTAAACCCCTTAAACCCGGGCATGTGAGCATGTACGTCTGCGGCCCCACGGTCTACGACTCCAGCCATATCGGACACGCCAGGTCAGCCGTGGTTTTCGATATTGTTTTCAGGTATCTGCAGGAATCGGGATACGAGGTGACCTACGTCCGGAACTTCACGGACGTGGACGATAAGATCATCAACCGGGCCAATGAAAGGGACATGGACTGCCAGGCCCTTTCCGAAATCTACATCGACGAGTTCCATCGCGATATGGACGCCCTGGCCGTGCTCAGGCCCACCCTGGAGCCCCGGGCTACTGAATTCATCAAGGAAATCATCGAGGTCACCTCCAAACTCGTGGAAAAAGGCCATGCCTACGTGGTGGACGGAGACGTGTATTTTGACGTCCGCTCCTTTGAATCCTACGGCAAGCTCTCCGGCCGCAAGCTGGAAGACATGGAAGCCGGCGCCCGGGTCAAAGTGGACAGCCGCAAAAAGGATCCCTTTGACTTCGCCCTGTGGAAAGCCAAAAAGCCCGGCGAGCCCGCCTGGGAAAGCCCCTGGGGAGAAGGCCGGCCCGGCTGGCATATCGAATGTTCGGCCATGAGTTGGTCCCGTCTGGGTGAAACCTTTGACATCCACGGCGGCGGCCAGGATCTCATTTTTCCCCATCACGAAAACGAAGTGGCCCAGTCAGAAGCGGCCTTTGGTCAGCAGTTCGTAAGATATTGGATGCACAACGGATTTGTGAACATCGACTCGGAAAAAATGTCCAAGTCCCTGAACAACTTTCTCACGGTCAAGGAAATCCTGGACCAGTTCCACCCCGAAGCCGTGCGCCTGTTCCTCCTGTCCAAACATTATCGCAGCCCCGTGGATTTTACCGAGCAGGCCATGAAGGAAGCGGCTTCCGGCCTGGATCGCGTCTACTCCTGCCTGCAACGAATCCTGGAAAGCGTAGGCGGCCTGGACGACGACTTCCAGATCAGCGGCCATTGGTCCCGTTTTTGCGCCTGCATGGACGATGATTTCAACACTGCCGGCGCCCTGGGCATCCTCTTCGAGGCTGTACGCGATGTAAACCGTTTACTGGACGGCGACCTCACAGGCGACGATCAGGTCCGGGCCACGGAAGCGGGGGCGGCCATCGTAAAGATGGGCGGCGTGCTTGGCATGTTCCAGGAAGATCCTGGCGCCTATTTTGAAGGCAAAAAGGAACAAGCCGCCCAGGACGGCGGATTCGATCCGGCCATGGTGGACGATTTGGTCGCCAAGCGCTCCCAGGCTCGTAAGGACAAGGATTGGGGTACGGCTGACGCCATCCGCGATCAGTTGACCGAAATGGGCGTGGCCATTGAAGACACCCCGGACGGCACCATCTGGAAAATGGCGTAG
- the ispF gene encoding 2-C-methyl-D-erythritol 2,4-cyclodiphosphate synthase — protein sequence MRVGYGYDVHRLVDGRPLVLGGVTIPFDKGLKGHSDADVLLHAACDALLGAAGLGDIGMHFPDKDPKYKNIASTRLLEETGRKIAQEGYKIVNLDATLVAEAPKIGPYRQEMVSVIAKCLGLENRQVNVKATTTEGLGITGRGEGMAATCVACLE from the coding sequence ATGCGCGTAGGATATGGATACGATGTGCACCGTCTGGTGGACGGCAGGCCCCTGGTTTTAGGCGGGGTGACTATCCCCTTTGATAAAGGACTCAAGGGTCATTCCGACGCCGACGTATTGCTTCACGCCGCATGTGACGCCTTGCTGGGCGCTGCCGGCCTGGGGGATATCGGCATGCATTTTCCGGATAAGGACCCAAAGTATAAAAACATCGCAAGCACGCGTCTGTTGGAGGAGACAGGCCGAAAAATTGCGCAAGAAGGTTATAAGATTGTTAATTTAGACGCCACCCTGGTGGCGGAGGCGCCGAAAATCGGCCCCTATAGACAGGAAATGGTTTCCGTGATAGCCAAATGCCTTGGCCTGGAAAACCGGCAGGTTAACGTCAAGGCCACCACCACCGAAGGCCTGGGAATAACAGGCAGAGGGGAGGGCATGGCGGCAACTTGCGTCGCCTGCCTGGAATAG